One Microbacterium trichothecenolyticum DNA window includes the following coding sequences:
- a CDS encoding LCP family protein, translating to MARRRRTVAQHARLRSPHPLGQLAKLLAVAVSVVLVSTVGVAAYTAYDLTTSFTEEAVVVENQPAVPPDLSQLEGGVNMMVVGIDACEENLRELFGERCEGPDAEGQLNDVNILVHISDAPRRVTVVSFPRDLLFDAPSCDTADGDRWGGGFVQINEIYSYGGLSCVMTAISDMSGQPVQFGAMVTFGGVIEITNAIGGVEVCLASAMRDENTAIDWPAGPRTIQGYEALQFLRTRYGVGGSDLARISNQQQYMSRLARKLVSEEVLSNPATVFRLASTGLRNVTPTQSLTNPLTLVQIATAVKDVPFEDIVFVQYPTVTARSDANRVEPNYAAAQVLWDALLANQGVEVTGEAGANGGVVIAEPAPSEPTPSDTPTEDESVEPGTVDPVTGAVALPESITGSSAAQQTCSAGVVN from the coding sequence ATGGCCCGGCGCCGTCGCACCGTCGCGCAGCACGCCCGCCTGCGCTCGCCCCACCCGCTCGGCCAGCTGGCGAAACTGCTCGCGGTCGCGGTATCCGTCGTGCTCGTCTCGACGGTCGGAGTGGCCGCGTACACGGCCTACGACCTCACCACGAGCTTCACCGAAGAGGCCGTCGTCGTCGAGAACCAGCCGGCGGTGCCACCCGACCTCAGCCAGCTCGAGGGCGGCGTGAACATGATGGTCGTCGGCATCGACGCGTGCGAGGAGAACCTCCGCGAACTGTTCGGCGAGCGCTGCGAGGGTCCGGATGCCGAGGGGCAGCTGAACGACGTCAACATCCTCGTGCACATCTCCGACGCTCCGCGTCGCGTGACGGTCGTGTCGTTCCCGCGCGATCTGCTCTTCGACGCCCCCTCCTGCGACACCGCCGACGGCGACCGCTGGGGCGGCGGCTTCGTGCAGATCAACGAGATCTACTCGTACGGCGGTCTGTCGTGCGTCATGACGGCGATCTCCGACATGAGCGGGCAACCGGTGCAGTTCGGGGCGATGGTGACCTTCGGCGGCGTCATCGAGATCACCAACGCCATCGGCGGTGTCGAGGTCTGCCTGGCCAGCGCCATGCGCGACGAGAACACGGCGATCGACTGGCCCGCCGGCCCGCGCACGATCCAGGGCTACGAGGCGCTGCAGTTCCTGCGCACCCGCTATGGAGTGGGCGGCAGCGACCTCGCGCGCATCAGCAACCAGCAGCAGTACATGTCACGCCTGGCCCGCAAACTCGTCAGCGAGGAGGTGCTGTCGAACCCGGCGACGGTGTTCCGCCTCGCCTCCACGGGCCTGCGCAACGTCACCCCGACGCAGAGCCTCACCAATCCGCTGACGCTCGTGCAGATCGCCACGGCCGTGAAGGACGTGCCGTTCGAGGACATCGTCTTCGTGCAGTACCCGACCGTCACGGCCCGCAGCGATGCGAACCGGGTGGAGCCCAATTACGCGGCCGCCCAGGTGCTGTGGGACGCGCTCCTGGCGAACCAGGGGGTCGAGGTGACCGGAGAGGCCGGCGCGAACGGCGGAGTCGTGATCGCCGAGCCGGCCCCGAGCGAGCCGACCCCGAGCGACACCCCGACCGAGGACGAGAGCGTCGAACCCGGCACCGTCGACCCGGTCACCGGGGCTGTGGCCCTGCCCGAGTCGATCACCGGCTCCAGCGCCGCCCAGCAGACCTGCAGCGCCGGCGTGGTCAACTGA
- a CDS encoding M15 family metallopeptidase — MSHDAEPSPRRAARAEAERLATAALAQIPAPSPTRRTLRETAATPSSSPGRSSRLATALSMSGLAPVTRRRRLAALAGVALVAVVCASAIATASSGARHDTAASATVADNSVVAPVSGPPAVPDEGLPVPQQAAVAASATPCDDPAFTSALASGDDAAAISAAGGGNAFRAAVASGVAPCVSLSDPHREWVVVNKQRPYDPVDYRPDDLVMPDGVRALEQSAVRAPAATALSAMVRAASDAGAGEIGYLSAFRSYTTQQSTYAGRVAVGGVEAADRESARAGYSEHQSGLAVDIVPCDGSCATLDDVAASSQGAWVRDHAWEYGFITRYVEGRESVSGYEPEAWHLRYIGPELARAYHEGAYTTLEEFFGLPAAPTY; from the coding sequence ATGTCCCACGATGCTGAGCCCTCGCCCCGCCGCGCCGCGCGCGCGGAGGCCGAGCGACTCGCGACGGCGGCCCTCGCGCAGATCCCGGCGCCTTCGCCGACGCGCCGTACCCTGCGAGAGACCGCGGCCACCCCGTCGTCGTCTCCGGGGCGCTCGTCCCGGCTCGCCACAGCGCTCTCGATGAGCGGACTCGCGCCGGTGACGCGCCGCCGGCGCCTCGCGGCCCTCGCCGGTGTCGCCCTCGTCGCGGTGGTGTGCGCGAGCGCGATCGCAACGGCGTCCTCCGGTGCGCGCCACGACACCGCCGCCTCCGCGACCGTCGCCGACAACTCCGTGGTGGCCCCGGTGTCAGGGCCGCCCGCGGTGCCTGACGAGGGCCTGCCGGTTCCGCAGCAGGCCGCCGTCGCGGCGAGCGCGACGCCCTGCGACGACCCCGCCTTCACCTCGGCGCTGGCCTCGGGCGACGACGCCGCGGCCATCTCCGCCGCGGGCGGCGGGAACGCTTTCCGCGCAGCGGTGGCATCCGGTGTCGCCCCGTGCGTCTCGCTGTCGGACCCCCACCGCGAGTGGGTCGTGGTGAACAAGCAGCGCCCCTACGACCCGGTCGACTACCGTCCTGACGATCTCGTGATGCCCGACGGCGTGCGCGCTCTCGAACAGTCCGCGGTGCGGGCCCCCGCGGCGACGGCCTTGAGCGCCATGGTGCGAGCCGCCTCCGATGCGGGCGCGGGGGAGATCGGTTACCTCAGCGCCTTCCGCTCGTATACGACCCAGCAGTCGACGTACGCCGGGCGGGTAGCCGTGGGCGGAGTCGAGGCGGCCGATCGAGAGAGCGCCCGCGCCGGATACAGCGAGCACCAGTCGGGCCTCGCGGTCGACATCGTGCCGTGCGACGGCTCGTGCGCGACGCTCGACGACGTCGCGGCGTCTTCGCAGGGAGCCTGGGTGCGCGATCACGCCTGGGAGTACGGGTTCATCACCCGGTACGTCGAGGGGCGCGAGTCGGTCAGCGGGTACGAGCCCGAAGCCTGGCACCTGCGCTACATCGGTCCCGAGCTGGCCCGCGCGTACCACGAGGGCGCATACACCACGCTCGAGGAGTTCTTCGGTCTTCCCGCGGCGCCCACGTACTGA
- a CDS encoding Rv2578c family radical SAM protein: MRWQGQQLGVDDSGALPGMERIDGLVRSVTTPEFAGMTFHEVQCKSALNRVPGASAMPFDWTVNPYRGCTHQCVYCFARKTHEYLDLDYGSDFDSQIVVKVNVADVLRTELRRGSWTREPVMLGTNTDPYQRAEGRYRLMPDIVGALTETGTPFSILTKGTLLRRDLPLLTDAAQQVKVSLAMSIAVFDDALQHSIEPGTPGADARLATVRAATAAGFRVTVFLMPILPHLTDSIAALDDALARIRAAGAARVVYGALHLRPGAKQWFWQWLEREHPHLVSSYRGLYPGVSVSAPKAYRTWLAKRMRPLLRMHRLDGWDEDDHPRGRPQPGLAARTSPPSSLGPVRGTGASASARPRVAPASEPTLF; this comes from the coding sequence ATGAGATGGCAGGGTCAGCAGCTGGGCGTCGACGACTCCGGTGCGCTCCCGGGCATGGAACGCATAGACGGTCTGGTGCGGTCGGTGACCACACCGGAGTTCGCCGGCATGACGTTCCACGAGGTGCAGTGCAAGAGTGCCCTCAATCGCGTGCCCGGCGCCTCGGCCATGCCCTTCGACTGGACGGTGAATCCGTATCGCGGCTGCACACACCAGTGCGTGTACTGCTTCGCCCGTAAGACGCACGAGTACCTCGACCTCGACTACGGCTCCGACTTCGATTCGCAGATCGTGGTCAAGGTGAACGTCGCCGACGTGCTGCGCACCGAGTTACGGCGCGGCTCATGGACGCGGGAGCCCGTGATGCTCGGCACGAACACCGACCCGTACCAGCGCGCCGAAGGACGCTACCGGCTCATGCCCGACATCGTCGGCGCGCTGACCGAGACCGGCACACCGTTCTCGATCCTCACCAAGGGCACGCTCCTGCGGCGCGACCTCCCCCTGCTCACCGACGCGGCGCAGCAGGTGAAGGTGTCGTTGGCGATGTCGATCGCCGTCTTCGACGATGCCCTTCAGCACTCGATCGAACCCGGCACACCCGGCGCCGACGCACGACTGGCGACCGTGCGCGCCGCGACAGCGGCGGGCTTCCGCGTCACCGTCTTCCTCATGCCGATCCTGCCGCACCTGACTGACTCGATCGCCGCCCTCGACGACGCCCTCGCCCGCATTCGCGCCGCGGGCGCTGCCCGCGTGGTCTACGGCGCGCTGCACCTGCGCCCCGGCGCGAAGCAGTGGTTCTGGCAGTGGCTGGAGCGCGAGCATCCGCATCTCGTGTCGTCGTATCGCGGGCTGTACCCGGGGGTCTCGGTCTCGGCACCGAAGGCGTACCGCACGTGGCTCGCAAAGCGCATGCGACCGCTGCTGCGGATGCACCGCCTCGACGGGTGGGACGAAGACGACCACCCCCGCGGGCGCCCGCAGCCCGGGCTCGCCGCCCGCACCTCGCCACCGAGCAGCCTCGGCCCCGTGCGCGGCACCGGGGCCTCGGCATCCGCCCGCCCGCGCGTGGCGCCGGCGAGCGAGCCGACGCTGTTCTGA
- a CDS encoding DEAD/DEAH box helicase has translation MPKNKKPAGGRAAKNFEPRYGAKTSFQDRKRRPGGEAPAKPGSKSPNHRGYRPEAEAAPDKRRWSASDRAGRDEARSIRTSARDDRFGRSDRDATAGRRDDRGARSFDERPRRSFDDRPVRSFDRSDRPARSFDRNDRPARDDRAPRGERVDRDNRRSFGDARPSFRDERPRRDAGERPARSFDRRDERPARDDRPTRSFDRDERPRRDAGERPARSFDRRDERPARDERPRRSFDDRPARDDRPARSFDRSDRPARSFDRDERPRRDAGDRPARSFEDRPARSFDRPERPARSFDDRPRRTDGPSRSDWTATPKRSAEHEQRVDVVHERLQAEAVDAATATGAGFAELGLGDNIVRALAGLGAASPFPIQAATVKPILDGRDVLARGRTGSGKTIAFGAPLVESILRAQAGKRREFGRAPKALILAPTRELALQIDRTVQVIARSVGLFTTQIYGGVPQARQVGALKKGVDIVIGTPGRIEDLLNQGKLDLSEVQVAVLDEADHMCELGFLEPVQRILRATADGSQKLLFSATLDREVAALVDEFLVEPAVYEVAGEDQDSGTIDHRVLVIDHRDKAEILGSLVDRPGKTLVFARTRAYAEMLAEQFDDAGIAAVALHGDLNQQKRTRNLEKLTSGRVNVLVATDVAARGIHVDDIDLVIQADAPDEYKTYLHRSGRTGRAGRSGTVVTLITRQRQRRMTELLDRAEIEAPFEPAQLGDDLIEELSGRQLADVTS, from the coding sequence ATGCCCAAGAACAAGAAGCCCGCCGGCGGCCGCGCCGCCAAGAACTTCGAGCCGCGCTACGGCGCGAAGACCTCGTTCCAGGACCGCAAGCGCCGCCCCGGCGGCGAAGCCCCGGCCAAGCCCGGCAGCAAGAGCCCCAACCACCGCGGGTACCGTCCCGAGGCGGAGGCCGCCCCCGACAAGCGCCGCTGGAGCGCGTCGGACCGCGCGGGCCGCGACGAGGCCCGCAGTATCCGCACCTCGGCCCGTGACGATCGTTTCGGTCGCTCGGATCGGGATGCCACGGCCGGCCGCCGTGACGACCGCGGCGCCCGCTCGTTCGACGAGCGCCCCCGCCGTTCCTTCGACGACCGTCCGGTGCGTTCCTTCGACCGCAGCGACCGCCCCGCGCGATCGTTCGACCGGAACGACCGACCCGCGCGCGACGACCGTGCCCCCCGCGGGGAGCGCGTGGACCGCGACAACCGCCGTTCGTTCGGCGACGCCCGCCCTTCGTTCCGCGACGAGCGTCCGCGTCGCGACGCCGGTGAGCGTCCGGCTCGGTCGTTCGACCGTCGGGACGAGCGTCCTGCTCGCGACGACCGTCCGACGCGTTCGTTCGATCGCGACGAGCGTCCGCGTCGCGACGCCGGTGAGCGTCCGGCTCGGTCGTTCGACCGTCGGGACGAGCGTCCCGCGCGTGACGAGCGCCCTCGCCGCTCGTTCGACGACCGTCCGGCCCGTGACGACCGTCCGGCTCGCTCGTTCGATCGCAGCGACCGCCCGGCGCGTTCGTTCGACCGTGACGAGCGTCCTCGTCGCGACGCCGGCGACCGCCCGGCCCGCTCGTTCGAGGATCGCCCCGCCCGTTCGTTCGACCGCCCCGAGCGCCCCGCCCGTTCCTTCGACGACCGCCCGCGCCGCACCGACGGCCCGAGCCGCAGCGATTGGACCGCCACCCCGAAGCGTTCGGCCGAGCACGAGCAGCGCGTCGACGTCGTGCACGAGCGCCTGCAGGCAGAGGCCGTCGACGCCGCGACCGCGACCGGTGCCGGCTTCGCCGAACTGGGCCTGGGCGACAACATCGTGCGCGCCCTCGCCGGTCTCGGTGCGGCGAGCCCCTTCCCGATCCAGGCCGCGACGGTGAAGCCCATCCTCGACGGCCGTGACGTGCTCGCTCGCGGGCGTACCGGCTCGGGCAAGACCATCGCCTTCGGCGCCCCGCTCGTCGAGAGCATCCTGCGCGCGCAGGCCGGTAAGCGCCGGGAGTTCGGCCGCGCCCCCAAGGCGCTGATCCTCGCCCCCACCCGCGAGCTGGCGCTGCAGATCGACCGCACCGTCCAGGTGATCGCGCGCAGCGTCGGACTGTTCACCACGCAGATCTACGGTGGCGTGCCCCAGGCGCGTCAGGTCGGTGCGCTGAAGAAGGGCGTCGACATCGTCATCGGCACGCCCGGCCGCATCGAAGACCTGCTGAACCAGGGCAAGCTCGACCTGTCCGAGGTGCAGGTGGCCGTGCTCGACGAGGCCGACCACATGTGCGAGCTCGGCTTCCTCGAGCCCGTGCAGCGCATCCTGCGCGCGACCGCCGACGGCAGCCAGAAGCTGCTGTTCTCGGCGACCCTCGACCGGGAGGTCGCGGCGCTCGTCGACGAGTTCCTCGTCGAGCCCGCCGTCTACGAGGTGGCCGGTGAAGATCAGGACTCCGGGACCATCGACCACCGTGTGCTCGTGATCGACCACCGCGACAAGGCCGAGATCCTCGGCTCGCTCGTCGACCGCCCCGGTAAGACCCTCGTCTTCGCCCGCACGCGCGCGTACGCCGAGATGCTCGCCGAGCAGTTCGACGACGCCGGTATCGCAGCCGTCGCGCTGCACGGTGACCTCAACCAGCAGAAGCGCACACGCAACCTCGAGAAGCTCACCTCGGGCCGCGTCAACGTGCTCGTCGCCACCGACGTCGCCGCTCGCGGCATCCACGTCGACGACATCGACCTGGTCATCCAGGCCGACGCCCCCGATGAGTACAAGACGTACCTGCACCGCTCCGGCCGCACCGGTCGCGCGGGCCGCAGCGGCACGGTGGTGACGCTCATCACGCGTCAGCGTCAGCGCCGCATGACCGAGCTGCTCGATCGTGCCGAGATCGAGGCGCCGTTCGAGCCCGCGCAGCTCGGTGACGACCTGATCGAAGAGCTGTCGGGTCGTCAGCTCGCCGACGTCACCTCGTAA
- a CDS encoding antibiotic biosynthesis monooxygenase, translating to MADTDAHPITVAIERRIDPTRTAEATSWMQAGTDLATAFPGFLGSGWVRAGEDSDLWYMLYRFRDIATLEGWETSSQRQWWLDSGRPFAREERVERRTGIEGWFDASFGSVLEPTDAETSPVQHPVPPAPPRWKQAVTIWVGFFPTNLLASWLLGFVPGFAEIPLVLRVLATTLLLTPVMTYAVLPWVTRLLRPWLQRPPRTRKASS from the coding sequence ATGGCAGACACCGACGCCCACCCCATCACGGTGGCGATCGAGCGGCGCATCGACCCGACGCGCACCGCCGAAGCGACCTCCTGGATGCAGGCCGGCACCGACCTCGCGACCGCCTTCCCGGGCTTTCTCGGCTCGGGGTGGGTGCGTGCGGGCGAAGACAGCGACCTCTGGTACATGCTGTACCGCTTCCGCGACATCGCCACGCTCGAGGGGTGGGAGACCTCGTCGCAGCGACAGTGGTGGCTCGACTCGGGCCGCCCCTTCGCGCGCGAGGAGCGCGTCGAGCGCCGAACGGGCATCGAAGGCTGGTTCGACGCCTCGTTCGGCTCGGTCCTGGAGCCCACGGATGCCGAGACCTCACCCGTGCAGCACCCGGTCCCGCCCGCGCCACCCCGGTGGAAGCAGGCGGTCACCATCTGGGTCGGCTTCTTCCCCACGAACCTTCTGGCGTCGTGGCTGCTGGGCTTCGTCCCCGGCTTCGCCGAGATCCCGCTCGTGCTCCGGGTGCTGGCCACCACACTCCTGCTCACCCCCGTCATGACCTACGCGGTGCTCCCGTGGGTCACCCGCCTGCTGCGCCCGTGGCTGCAGCGTCCGCCCCGCACTCGAAAGGCCTCGTCATGA
- a CDS encoding aldose 1-epimerase family protein has product MTADPTGQRFHLRGPRSSAEIAQVGAALRALTVDGVDLVPRYPDDVPTPAASGVVLVPWPNRIRDGKYTFDGVDQQLAISEPKFGNASHGLLRFGTYQPLEHTDERLVLGADVVPQTGYPFHLRTRVTFALQPDGLRVTHVIENVGAATAPVALGVHPYLQIGGVATADLVVHATGTTTLVLDDRNIPIDEVPVDDRTDLRAGRRLGDASLDNGYRGLARDADGRAAHTLTAPDGRRVQLWQDEGFRWVQVFTTDRYPGHDLAVAIEPMTAPANAFATGADLDISRIRSGNDAGVGDPLYIEMTTCPPFGGHGFPG; this is encoded by the coding sequence ATGACCGCCGACCCCACCGGCCAGCGCTTCCACCTGCGCGGCCCGCGCTCCTCCGCCGAGATCGCCCAGGTCGGTGCGGCGCTGCGCGCACTGACCGTCGACGGCGTCGACCTCGTACCGCGCTACCCCGACGACGTGCCCACCCCCGCGGCATCCGGGGTCGTCCTGGTCCCCTGGCCGAACCGCATCCGCGACGGCAAGTACACCTTCGACGGGGTTGACCAGCAGCTCGCCATCAGCGAGCCGAAGTTCGGCAACGCCAGCCACGGCCTCCTGCGCTTCGGCACGTACCAGCCCCTCGAGCACACCGACGAGCGGCTCGTTCTGGGCGCCGATGTCGTGCCGCAGACGGGTTACCCGTTCCACCTGCGCACCCGCGTGACCTTCGCGCTGCAGCCCGACGGCCTGCGCGTGACCCACGTCATCGAGAACGTCGGGGCAGCGACCGCGCCCGTCGCTCTCGGCGTGCACCCCTACCTTCAGATCGGCGGGGTCGCGACCGCAGACCTCGTGGTGCACGCGACCGGCACGACAACCCTCGTGCTCGACGACCGCAACATTCCCATCGACGAGGTGCCCGTCGACGACCGCACCGACCTCCGGGCCGGCCGCCGCCTGGGCGACGCTTCGCTCGACAACGGCTACCGGGGGCTCGCGAGGGATGCCGACGGCCGCGCCGCGCACACCCTCACCGCACCCGACGGTCGCCGCGTGCAGCTGTGGCAGGACGAGGGGTTCCGCTGGGTTCAGGTCTTCACGACGGATCGCTACCCCGGTCACGACCTCGCCGTCGCGATCGAGCCGATGACAGCGCCGGCGAACGCATTCGCCACCGGCGCGGATCTCGACATTTCTCGAATCCGGTCAGGAAATGACGCGGGAGTGGGGGATCCGCTTTACATCGAAATGACCACTTGTCCCCCATTTGGGGGACACGGATTCCCCGGATGA